Part of the Methanothermobacter sp. MT-2 genome is shown below.
GTTTGAAGCATTTGATTGTTGGTTTTCTTAGGATTCTTCTGTGTCTTCTTGGCCTAGGCATGTTTTGAATATATATTCAAAACTAGTATTTAAAGATTACCCCCCATTATAAATAGTAAAAAATTTTTTAGGGTTTTAATTTGAGCACTACAATCTCATTACATGATCCAAGACGCATTGGAGGCCCCCATGTACCAGTACCCTCTGAAACATAAAGGTACTGACCCCCATTTTCATACAAACCCGAAATATATGGGAACATCCATTTCACGAGAAGGTTGAAGGGATAGAATTGTCCGCCATGTGTGTGCCCAGACAATTGAAGGTCAACACCACATTCCTTTGCAGTATCCCATTCACTGGGGAGATGATGGAGTAAAATAGTTGGAAGACCTTCTTTGAAGTTGATCTCTTCTAATAGTATTTTGAGGATTCCACGTTGCATATAATAGCCTATGCCTACAAGTTGTATGCCCATAAATTCTATGCTCTTATTATCTAGGATTGTCACACCCACAGATTCTAATAATCTGTAAACTTTTTTTCTGTTGGCATATGTGTCATGGTTGCCTGAAACAAAAAATACTGGCTTGTTCACTTCCTTAAGGGGTTCCAGGGTGGATCCATCAATTGGGGAACTTCCATCAGCAAGATCTCCTGTTATCACAACAGCATCGGCTTCTATGCTGTTCACTTTACCTTTTAGTAGGTTTAGGAAACGTTTACCCCTCATGGAACCTATATGAAGGTCTGAAAGTTGTATTAATCTAA
Proteins encoded:
- a CDS encoding predicted phosphoesterase, translated to MKKIIGILFFILILTIGYGLLNFHVLAAMGINEIKLAALVSLALPVAIIGEQRFPSTFTRILYVFSMIWLGLILFLFWTTLFIDLLKIFIPIPGIIEGVAYLIALSIGFFSIFNATRINIRYLEIPLGVRREIRLIQLSDLHIGSMRGKRFLNLLKGKVNSIEADAVVITGDLADGSSPIDGSTLEPLKEVNKPVFFVSGNHDTYANRKKVYRLLESVGVTILDNKSIEFMGIQLVGIGYYMQRGILKILLEEINFKEGLPTILLHHLPSEWDTAKECGVDLQLSGHTHGGQFYPFNLLVKWMFPYISGLYENGGQYLYVSEGTGTWGPPMRLGSCNEIVVLKLKP